From the Brassica napus cultivar Da-Ae chromosome A8, Da-Ae, whole genome shotgun sequence genome, one window contains:
- the BNAA08G26040D gene encoding uncharacterized protein BNAA08G26040D encodes MDPCPFIRLTISNLALKLPLAAKSSSSAVHPSSSPCFCKIKLKNFPPQTAAIPYIPLETTQFPEIQTLAATFHLSSSDIKRLASRSIFASKPSLKIFIYTGSAGSACGVNSGGLLAEVSVPLDLAGTQSKPCVFHNGWISVGKGAGAGKASSAAQFHLNVKAEPDPRFVFQFDGEPECSPQVVQIQGSIRQPVFTCKFSCRNTTGDRTIRSRSLPTETSVPRSWLNSFGSERERPGKERKGWSITVHDLSGSPVAMASIVTPFVASPGTDRVSRSNPGSWLILRPGDGTWNPWGRLEAWRERGGATDGLGYRFELILDGSSGAGIVLAESSISSHRGGKFSIELGSSPTGSGVGRTRSRGGGSGGASPANSPRGGSVQKGFVMAASVEGEGKCSKPCVEVSVQHVSCMEDAAAYVALSAAVDLSMDACRLFNQRMRKELCYHSESLG; translated from the exons ATGGATCCTTGTCCTTTCATCCGTCTTACAATCAGTAATCTAGCTCTGAAACTTCCTTTAGCGGCGAAGTCGTCAAGCTCCGCCGTGCATCCCTCCTCATCTCCATGTTTCTGTAAGATCAAACTCAAAAACTTTCCACCGCAGACCGCCGCCATCCCCTACATTCCGTTGGAGACCACTCAGTTCCCGGAGATCCAAACCCTCGCCGCCACGTTCCATCTCAGCAGCTCAGATATCAAACGCCTAGCGTCCAGATCCATCTTCGCTTCGAAGCCGTCTCTCAAGATCTTCATCTACACGGGAAGCGCTGGCTCTGCGTGCGGCGTAAACTCCGGCGGTCTTCTGGCGGAAGTCTCAGTGCCGTTGGATCTTGCTGGGACCCAATCGAAGCCGTGCGTGTTCCACAACGGCTGGATATCGGTCGGAAAAGGAGCCGGAGCTGGGAAAGCGTCGTCGGCGGCTCAGTTTCACCTGAATGTGAAGGCGGAGCCTGATCCTAGGTTCGTCTTTCAGTTCGACGGCGAGCCTGAGTGTAGTCCTCAAGTGGTTCAGATTCAAGGCAGTATCCGACAACCCGTTTTCACTTGCAAATTCAGTTGTCGGAACACGACCGGAGATCGTACTATCAGGTCAAG ATCATTGCCGACGGAGACGAGTGTTCCCCGGAGCTGGCTAAACTCGTTCGGGAGCGAGAGAGAACGTCCTGGTAAAGAGCGAAAAGGATGGTCAATAACGGTCCATGACTTGTCAGGTTCTCCAGTAGCTATGGCCTCAATCGTCACACCGTTCGTCGCATCTCCTGGAACCGATCGTGTTAGCCGGTCAAACCCCGGGTCTTGGCTCATCCTCCGTCCCGGAGACGGTACATGGAATCCCTGGGGACGACTTGAGGCGTGGCGGGAACGAGGCGGAGCCACTGACGGACTCGGTTACAGATTTGAACTTATACTAGACGGGTCAAGCGGTGCAGGGATCGTGCTTGCGGAGTCGAGTATAAGTTCTCACAGAGGTGGGAAGTTCTCGATCGAATTAGGATCGTCGCCAACAGGTAGTGGTGTGGGCCGAACGAGGAGTCGTGGCGGTGGAAGCGGTGGAGCGTCGCCGGCTAATAGTCCGAGAGGAGGGAGCGTACAGAAAGGGTTTGTGATGGCAGCGAGTGTGGAAGGTGAAGGGAAGTGTAGTAAGCCTTGTGTAGAGGTTAGCGTGCAACACGTTAGCTGTATGGAGGATGCAGCTGCTTACGTGGCGCTTTCTGCAGCCGTTGATCTTAGTATGGATGCTTGCAGGTTGTTTAATCAACGGATGAGGAAAGAGCTTTGTTACCATAGTGAGTCACTCGGCtga
- the LOC106360295 gene encoding CDPK-related kinase 5-like, with product MGICHGKPIEQQSKQSTSVSSDQTPAAKSSGFPFYSPSPLPSLFKPSPASASSTPLRIFKRPFPPPSPAKHIRAFLARCNGSTNKPNEVTIPGNSGRWLPSPGPLSHQFEAESFSSSRDLGSANQVSRRRLSFSASFSYGDHSFRRGGGGFEHAYSFVGMHCIFDQCKSSVTVLKFGHMSSDLLAYGASDGTLTVCSLSQEPSVLKQLTGHSKDVTGSIHSYCFLLSFLFPVSWVNTCLLL from the exons ATGGGGATCTGTCACGGAAAACCCATCGAACAACAATCAAAACAGAGCACCTCTGTTTCCTCCGATCAAACTCCGGCGGCGAAATCTTCAGGCTTTCCTTTCTACAGTCCAAGCCCTTTGCCTAGCCTATTCAAACCCTCGCCGGCGAGCGCGAGCTCAACGCCTCTCCGCATCTTCAAGAGACCTTTCCCTCCTCCTTCCCCTGCTAAGCACATACGCGCTTTCCTCGCGCGTTGCAACGGCTCCACCAACAAGCCCAACGAGGTCACGATCCCAGGGAACAGTGGTCGATGGTTACCTTCACCAGGTCCACTCTCCCATCAGTTTGAAGCAGAGAGCTTCAGTTCTAGTAGA GATTTAGGGAGTGCTAATCAGGTTTCGCGCCGGAGATTGAGTTTTAGCGCGAGTTTCAGTTATGGTGATCATTCCTTTCgccgtggtggtggtggttttgAACATGCTTATTCTTTTGTGGGAATGCATTGCATCTTCGACCAATGCAAATCTTCTG TTACTGTTCTGAAGTTTGGCCATATGAGTTCTGATCTACTTGCATATGGAGCATCAGATGGGACCTTAACTGTTTGTAGTCTCTCGCAAGAGCCTTCTGTCCTCAAGCAGTTGACAGGCCACTCCAAAGATGTCACAGGTTCGATTCACTcgtattgttttcttttgtcttttctttttcctgtATCTTGGGTAAACACCTGCCTGCTTCTTTGA